In Mycobacterium sp. 050128, one genomic interval encodes:
- a CDS encoding Fur family transcriptional regulator, with protein MTGPSVRSTRQRAAISTLLETLDEFRSAQELHDELRRRGENIGLTTVYRTLQSMASAGMVDTLRTDTGESVYRRCSEHHHHHLVCRHCGSTIEVGDHEVEEWASQVAAKHGYSEVSHTIEIFGTCADCGR; from the coding sequence ATGACCGGACCGAGCGTCCGTTCCACCCGTCAGCGAGCGGCGATCTCGACGCTGCTGGAAACGCTCGACGAATTCCGCTCGGCCCAGGAGCTGCACGACGAGCTGCGCCGCCGCGGCGAGAACATCGGGCTGACCACGGTCTACCGGACGCTGCAGTCCATGGCATCGGCGGGAATGGTGGACACGCTGCGCACCGACACCGGCGAGTCCGTCTACCGGCGCTGCTCGGAGCACCATCACCACCATCTGGTGTGCCGCCACTGCGGCTCCACCATCGAGGTGGGCGACCACGAGGTCGAGGAGTGGGCGTCGCAAGTCGCCGCCAAGCATGGCTACTCCGAGGTCAGCCACACCATCGAGATCTTCGGGACCTGCGCGGACTGCGGCCGCTGA
- a CDS encoding ArsR/SmtB family transcription factor: protein MVMPSSSPTAAPGSPSHSGSDLRAHRHGETGSGGHAPFAEYPEPPSREILDAAGELLRALAAPVRIAIVLQLRESQRCVHELVDALGVPQPLVSQHLKILKAAGVVAGERSGREVLYRLADHHLAHIVVDAVAHASEDTP, encoded by the coding sequence ATGGTGATGCCCTCCTCATCGCCGACCGCCGCACCTGGCTCACCGTCGCATTCGGGGTCGGATCTACGTGCCCACCGGCACGGCGAGACAGGCTCAGGGGGGCACGCTCCGTTCGCCGAATATCCCGAGCCGCCGTCGCGAGAAATCCTGGATGCCGCCGGTGAGCTGCTGCGGGCCCTGGCCGCACCGGTACGGATCGCCATCGTGCTGCAACTACGCGAATCCCAGCGCTGCGTGCACGAGCTGGTCGACGCGCTGGGCGTGCCACAACCGCTGGTCAGCCAGCATTTGAAGATTCTCAAGGCGGCGGGAGTGGTCGCCGGGGAGCGGTCCGGCCGCGAGGTGCTGTACCGACTGGCCGACCACCACCTGGCCCACATCGTCGTCGACGCCGTCGCCCACGCCAGCGAGGACACGCCATGA